In a single window of the Acidobacteriota bacterium genome:
- a CDS encoding toxin-antitoxin system HicB family antitoxin has translation MSTSSDHYTYRVTWSEEDEEHLGLCAEFPSLSWLAESPEEALTGIRSLVSDVVKDLEASRESVPEPLALKRFSGRFMIRVPPDTHRRLAIEAAEAGVSLNRLASAKLNR, from the coding sequence ATGAGTACCAGCTCGGATCACTACACCTATAGGGTGACCTGGTCGGAGGAGGACGAGGAGCACCTCGGGCTCTGCGCCGAGTTCCCCAGCTTGAGCTGGCTGGCGGAATCGCCGGAGGAGGCGCTCACCGGTATCCGCAGCCTGGTTTCCGACGTCGTCAAGGATCTTGAAGCCTCGAGAGAGTCTGTCCCGGAGCCCCTCGCCCTCAAGCGGTTCAGCGGTCGGTTCATGATTCGAGTTCCACCCGACACTCACCGCAGGCTCGCAATCGAGGCAGCAGAAGCCGGGGTGAGCCTCAACCGACTAGCCAGCGCCAAGCTCAACCGATAG
- a CDS encoding matrixin family metalloprotease gives MHRTTLVTSRRLFAVALICAVGFATGVAANYLGSGTHPSSTLGWAYSGYTSGGGGSYTTPAVNAMSTWSNQTDLYLYYTTSSWDVVFITDFFSGGWAGLAVCYNNSGQSWLSNPAVFNQSLAYCYAYNDRNDMDGASQSRRQNLFTHEAGHCFSLAHRSSTSSIMYPYVQSKTTLDTQDRNNINARY, from the coding sequence ATGCATCGGACCACTCTCGTCACCTCCCGCCGGCTGTTCGCCGTCGCCCTGATCTGCGCCGTCGGCTTTGCCACCGGTGTGGCCGCCAACTACTTGGGCAGCGGTACGCATCCCTCCAGCACCTTGGGCTGGGCCTACTCCGGCTACACCTCCGGTGGCGGTGGCAGCTACACCACCCCGGCCGTCAACGCAATGTCCACCTGGTCCAACCAGACCGATCTGTATCTCTACTACACCACCAGCAGCTGGGACGTCGTCTTCATCACCGACTTCTTCTCCGGTGGCTGGGCCGGCCTGGCGGTTTGCTACAACAACTCCGGTCAGAGCTGGCTGAGCAATCCGGCGGTGTTCAATCAGTCCCTCGCCTACTGCTACGCCTACAACGACCGCAACGACATGGACGGTGCCAGCCAGAGCCGGCGCCAGAACCTCTTCACGCACGAAGCGGGACATTGCTTCTCCCTCGCTCACCGGAGCAGCACCTCGAGCATCATGTACCCCTACGTGCAGTCCAAGACCACCCTCGATACGCAGGACCGGAACAACATCAACGCGCGGTACTGA
- a CDS encoding DUF6794 domain-containing protein: MRFLEPLLLVGVVLLACLACATQGPNPECVGVTVPYEGKMELDRTPDPGQEEGLLIPASVEEALAEMDRMLSEDFKRSLACGTAKDAKWYHLSLGRWMRNNWGLWGGGPLAEHFNELGIFHPDDMSGILVASYYRRLRGEPIRLEEQIRYYQEFWAAHLPPEEEFVCPGDDEPAEEVGSWEAQRPPEPWIVYHVFECEDGRLWEYEHNQGWSPASEETLRQFGEEVEAPGDG; encoded by the coding sequence ATGCGCTTCTTGGAGCCGCTGCTTCTGGTCGGGGTAGTGCTCTTGGCCTGCCTCGCCTGCGCCACTCAAGGGCCCAATCCGGAGTGTGTCGGGGTGACGGTGCCCTACGAAGGGAAGATGGAGCTGGACCGCACGCCGGACCCGGGCCAGGAAGAAGGTCTTCTGATTCCAGCCAGCGTCGAGGAGGCCCTCGCCGAGATGGATCGGATGCTCTCGGAGGATTTCAAGCGGTCCCTGGCCTGCGGTACCGCCAAGGACGCCAAGTGGTACCACCTCAGCCTCGGCCGATGGATGCGCAACAACTGGGGCCTGTGGGGCGGTGGTCCCTTGGCGGAACATTTCAACGAGCTTGGCATCTTCCATCCGGACGACATGTCCGGGATTCTCGTCGCCTCCTACTATCGGCGCCTGCGGGGCGAGCCCATCCGGCTCGAAGAACAGATCCGCTACTACCAGGAGTTTTGGGCGGCGCACCTCCCGCCGGAGGAGGAATTCGTCTGTCCGGGGGATGACGAGCCGGCAGAAGAAGTTGGGTCCTGGGAAGCTCAACGGCCGCCGGAGCCGTGGATCGTCTACCACGTCTTCGAATGCGAGGATGGTCGCCTTTGGGAGTACGAGCACAACCAAGGCTGGAGCCCGGCCTCGGAGGAGACGCTACGCCAATTTGGTGAAGAGGTAGAGGCTCCGGGGGACGGCTGA